The following are encoded together in the Populus trichocarpa isolate Nisqually-1 chromosome 5, P.trichocarpa_v4.1, whole genome shotgun sequence genome:
- the LOC7477105 gene encoding protein CELLULOSE SYNTHASE INTERACTIVE 1, protein MAATLAWRLSATNGSSLATTDLEKNGNLKTQDSEPPTPRSVMKMGVRDRTGSMEDPDGTLASVAQCIEQLRRSSSSVQEKEYALRQLRELVETRENAFSAVGSHSQAVPVLVSLLRSGSLGVKIQAATVLGSLCKENELRVKVLLGGCIPPLLGLLKSSSEEGQIAAAKTIYAVSQGGAKDHVGSKIFSTEGVVPVLWELLRNGLKTGKLVDNLLTGALKNLSSSTEGFWSATIQAGGVDILVKLLTTGQSDTQANICFLLACMMMEDESICSKVLAAEATKQLLKLLGPGNEASVRAEAAGALKSLSAQCKDARQEIAKSNGIPALINATIAPSKEFMQGEYAQALQEHAMCALANISGGLSFVISSLGQSLESCSSPAQTADTLGALASALMIYDSKAESTRASDPVVIEQTLVNQFNPHLPYLVQERTIEALASLYGNAILSVKLANSEAKRLLVGLITMATNEVQDELVRALLALCNNEGSLWRSLQGREGVQLLISLLGLSSEQQQECAVALLCLLSNENDESKWAITAAGGIPPLVQILETGSAKAKEDSATILRNLCNHSEDIRACVESADAVPALLWLLKNGSLNGKEIAAKTLNHLIHKSDTATISQLTALLTSDLPESKVYVLDALRSMLSVVHLSDVLREGSAANDAIETMIKILSSTKEETQAKSASALAGIFETRKDLRESSISVKTLWSVMKLLNVESENILAESSHCLASIFLSIKENRDVAAVARDALSPLIALANSSTLEVAEQATCALANLILDGEVSKKAIPNEIIVPATRVLREGTISGKTHAAAAIARLLHSRRIDNSITDCVNHAGTVLALVSFLESAIGRSAATSEALAALAILSRSEGASGHIKPAWAVLAEFPNHISPIVSSIADATPLLQDKAIEILSRLCRDQPFVLGNAVASASGCIPSVARRAIDSTSPKVKIGGAALLICAAKVSHQRVVEDLNQSNSCNHLIQSLVTMLCSADTSPSGNLVDDDREVISIYRHAKEGESGESHKATAVIYDYNLAVWLLSVLACHGEKSKIVIMEAGAVEVLTNRISSCYLQYSQSDFSEDSSIWICALLLAILFQDRDIIRAHATMKSIPALANLLKSEQSANRYFAAQAIASLVCNGSRGTLLSVANSGAAGGLISLLGCADGDISDLLELSEEFALVCYPDQVALERLFRVEDIRVGATSRKAIPALVDLLKPIPDRPGAPFLALGLLNQLAKDCPPNKTVMVESGILEALTKYLSLGLQDATEEAATDLLGILFSSAEIRRHEAAFGAVSQLVAVLRMGGRAARYSAAKALESLFSADHIRNADTARQAVQPLVEILNTGLEKEQHAAIAALVRLLSENPSRALAFADVEMNAVDVLCRILSSNCSTGLKGDAAELCGVLFGNTRIRSTMAAARCVEPLVSLLVTEFSPAQYSVVCALDKLVDDEQLAELVAAHGAVIPLVGLLYGGNYMLHEAISRALVKLGKDRPACKMEMVKAGVIESILDILHEAPDFLCAAFAELLRILTNNASIAKGPSAAKVVGPLFLLLTRPEFGPDGQHSALQVLVNILEHPQCRADYNLTSHQTIEPLIPLLDSQAPAVQQLAAELLSHLLMEEHLQKDPVTQQVIGPLIRVLSSGIHILQQRAVKALVSIALIWPNEIAKEGGVSELSKVILQADPSLPHVLWESAASVLANILQFSSEFYLEVPVAVLVRLLRSGLESTVVGALNALLVLESDDGTSAEAMAESGAIEALLELLRSHQCEETAARLLEVLLNNVKIRESKATKTAILPLSQYLLDPQTQAQQARLLATLALGDLFQNEGLARSTDAVSACRALVNVLEEQPTEEMKVVAICALQNLVMYSRSNKRAVAEAGGVQVVLDLIGSSDPDTSVQAAMFVKLLFSNHTIQEYASSETVRAITAAIEKDLWATGTVNEEYLKSLNALFSNFPRLRATEPATLSIPHLVTSLKTGSEASQEAALDALFLLRQAWSACPAEVSRAQSIAAADAIPLLQYLIQSGPPRFQEKAEFLLQCLPGTLVVIIKRGNNMKQSVGNPSVYCKLTLGNTPPRQTKVVSTGPNPEFDESFSWTFESPPKGQKLHISCKNKSKMGKSSFGKVTIQIDRVVMLGAVAGEYTLMPESKSGPSRNLEIEFQWSNK, encoded by the exons atggCGGCTACACTCGCTTGGAGGTTATCTGCTaccaatggcagcagccttgccaCTACTGATCTG GAAAAAAATGGCAATCTAAAAACTCAAGATTCAGAGCCTCCAACTCCCCGTTCAGTTATGAAGATGGGTGTGAG agACCGTACTGGTAGCATGGAGGATCCAGATGGCACACTAGCAAGTGTTGCACAATGCATTGAGCAGCTGCGCCGGAGCTCCTCATCTGTACAAGAGAAGGAGTATGCATTGAGACAGTTGCGAGAACTTGTTGAGACGCGTGAAAATGCTTTCAGTGCTGTTGGATCTCACTCTCAAGCAGTTCCGGTGCTTGTTTCTCTTCTCCGGTCCGGATCACTGGGGGTTAAGATACAGGCTGCTACTGTCTTAGGTTCTCTCTGCAAGGAGAATGAACTAAGGGTAAAGGTCTTACTTGGAGGATGCATCCCACCGTTGCTAGGTCTGCTCAAGTCTAGCTCCGAAGAAGGTCAAATTGCAGCAGCAAAGACGATATATGCTGTGTCTCAGGGTGGTGCTAAGGATCATGTTGGATCAAAAATTTTTTCAACTGAAGGAGTTGTGCCTGTGCTCTGGGAGTTGCTTCGTAATGGGCTCAAAACAGGTAAATTAGTTGATAACTTGTTGACTGGAGCATTAAAAAACCTCTCCAGCAGCACTGAGGGATTTTGGTCTGCAACAATACAAGCTGGAGGAGTGGATATTCTGGTTAAGTTGCTCACAACAGGACAGTCAGACACACAAGCTAACATCTGCTTTCTTCTTGCGTGCATGATGATGGAAGATGAATCTATTTGTTCCAAAGTATTAGCTGCAGAGGCTACTAAACAGTTGCTCAAGCTGTTAGGACCTGGCAATGAAGCCTCTGTTAGAGCAGAAGCTGCAGGTGCCCTTAAGTCTCTTTCTGCACAGTGCAAAGATGCAAGGCAAGAGATAGCTAAATCTAATGGTATTCCTGCTCTGATAAACGCTACAATAGCTCCTTCAAAAGAATTCATGCAGGGGGAGTATGCCCAAGCATTACAGGAGCATGCAATGTGTGCCCTGGCAAATATTTCTGGTGGCTTGTCATTTGTTATCTCAAGCCTCGGTCAAAGCCTTGAATCATGCTCTTCTCCTGCCCAGACTGCTGATACTTTAGGAGCTTTGGCTTCGGCTTTGATGATATATGATAGCAAAGCTGAATCCACCAGGGCATCAGATCCTGTTGTTATTGAGCAGACTTTAGTTAATCAGTTCAATCCTCATTTACCATATCTTGTGCAGGAACGTACCATAGAAGCATTAGCTAGTTTGTATGGGAATGCCATACTTTCAGTTAAACTCGCGAATTCTGAAGCAAAACGGTTGCTTGTTGGTTTGATTACAATGGCAACCAATGAAGTTCAGGATGAGCTTGTAAGAGCTCTTCTTGCACTTTGCAATAATGAAGGCAGTCTATGGCGTTCGCTTCAAGGACGTGAAGGAGTTCAGCTATTGATATCCCTTCTTGGGCTTTCATCAGAACAGCAGCAGGAATGTGCAGTGGCGTTGCTTTGCCTTCTATCTAATGAAAACGATGAAAGCAAGTGGGCCATCACTGCTGCTGGTGGTATACCCCCCCTTGTTCAAATTCTAGAGACAGGATCCGCTAAAGCCAAGGAAGATTCTGCTACTATCCTTAGGAACTTGTGCAATCACAGTGAAGATATACGTGCATGCGTGGAAAGTGCTGATGCTGTTCCTGCATTGCTATGGCTACTGAAGAATGGGAGCCTCAATGGGAAAGAAATTGCAGCAAAGACTTTAAATCATTTGATACATAAATCTGATACAGCTACTATTAGCCAGCTCACTGCATTGTTAACCAGTGATCTACCTGAATCAAAAGTGTATGTCCTGGATGCTCTAAGAAGCATGCTTTCTGTAGTTCACTTGAGTGATGTGCTACGGGAGGGCAGTGCTGCAAATGATGCGATTGAGACAATGATTAAGATATTGAGCTCTACTAAAGAAGAGACCCAGGCCAAGTCTGCCTCTGCTTTGGCTGGAATTTTTGAAACTAGAAAGGATTTACGTGAAAGCAGCATCTCTGTTAAAACACTTTGGTCAGTGATGAAGTTGCTAAATGTTGAATCTGAAAACATCTTAGCAGAGTCATCTCATTGTCTTGCTTcgatatttctttcaattaaagagAACCGGGATGTGGCTGCTGTTGCTCGTGATGCGTTATCCCCTTTAATTGCACTAGCTAACTCATCGACCTTGGAAGTTGCTGAACAGGCGACATGTGCTCTTGCAAATCTTATTTTGGATGGTGAAGTTTCAAAAAAAGCAATTCCAAATGAAATTATTGTGCCTGCAACAAGGGTTTTGCGTGAAGGCACAATTTCTGGAAAGACCCATGCAGCAGCAGCGATCGCTCGTCTCCTTCATTCTCGTAGAATTGATAATTCCATAACTGATTGTGTCAATCATGCTGGAACAGTACTCGCATTAGTTTCTTTTCTAGAATCTGCTATTGGCAGATCTGCTGCCACATCAGAGGCTCTGGCTGCACTTGCTATTTTGTCAAGGTCAGAAGGGGCTAGCGGACACATCAAACCAGCATGGGCAGTTTTAGCTGAATTTCCAAACCACATATCCCCAATAGTTTCGTCGATTGCAGATGCAACACCCTTGTTGCAGGACAAGGCTATCGAAATATTGTCACGACTTTGCCGAGATCAGCCTTTTGTTTTAGGAAATGCGGTTGCTAGTGCCTCTGGATGTATACCATCTGTGGCTAGAAGGGCGATTGATTCCACAAGCCCAAAGGTCAAAATTGGGGGAGCTGCACTTCTTATTTGTGCTGCAAAAGTTAGTCACCAGAGGGTGGTGGAAGATCTTAACCAATCAAATTCATGTAATCACCTTATTCAATCACTTGTCACAATGCTTTGTTCTGCAGACACTTCTCCTTCAGGAAACCTGGTTGATGATGACAGGGAGGTCATTAGCATATACAGACATGCTAAAGAAGGTGAGAGTGGTGAATCCCATAAAGCAACAGCAGTTATTTATGATTATAACTTGGCTGTTTGGCTACTTTCGGTTCTTGCCTGCCACGGTGAGAAAAGTAAAATTGTTATAATGGAGGCTGGAGCAGTTGAAGTCCTCACTAACAGAATCTCCAGTTGTTATTTGCAGTACAGTCAG AGTGATTTTAGTGAAGACAGCAGCATATGGATTTGTGCTCTACTGCTAGCAATTCTGTTTCAAGACAGAGACATCATACGTGCGCATGCaaccatgaaatctataccagCACTTGCAAACTTGTTGAAGTCAGAGCAGTCTGCAAACAGATATTTTGCTGCACAGGCAATAGCCAGCCTAGTGTGTAATGGTAGTCGGGGAACACTTCTGTCTGTTGCAAATTCTGGGGCAGCAGGTGGACTCATCTCCTTACTTGGCTGTGCTGATGGTGATATATCTGATCTTCTGGAATTGTCCGAGGAGTTTGCTTTGGTATGTTATCCAGACCAAGTTGCGCTTGAGAGGTTATTCAGAGTTGAAGACATTAGAGTTGGTGCTACATCTCGCAAAGCAATACCTGCTCTTGTCGATCTGCTCAAACCAATTCCAGATCGTCCTGGGGCACCTTTTCTAGCATTAGGACTTCTAAATCAGTTAGCAAAAGACTGTCCTCCAAATAAGACTGTTATGGTTGAATCAGGGATTTTGGAGGCCCTGACTAAGTATCTTTCACTTGGTCTGCAAGATGCAACCGAGGAAGCTGCAACTGATCTGTTAGGGATCCTATTTAGTAGTGCTGAAATTCGGAGACATGAAGCTGCATTTGGTGCTGTCAGTCAACTTGTTGCTGTCCTGCGTATGGGTGGAAGAGCTGCAAGGTACAGTGCTGCTAAAGCTTTGGAAAGCTTGTTTTCTGCTGATCATATCAGGAATGCAGACACTGCCCGGCAAGCTGTCCAACCCTTGGTGGAAATTCTTAATACTGGTCTAGAGAAAGAGCAGCATGCTGCTATTGCTGCATTGGTTAGGTTATTGAGTGAAAACCCATCTAGAGCCCTTGCATTTGCAGATGTTGAAATGAATGCGGTGGATGTCCTTTGCAGGATCCTCTCATCAAATTGCTCAACAGGGCTGAAGGGGGATGCTGCGGAGTTGTGTGGTGTTTTGTTTGGAAACACAAGAATCAGGTCTACAATGGCTGCAGCACGCTGTGTTGAGCCTCTGGTATCTCTCCTTGTAACTGAGTTCAGTCCTGCCCAGTATTCAGTTGTCTGTGCATTAGATAAGCTTGTTGATGATGAGCAACTGGCAGAACTGGTCGCTGCACATGGAGCAGTTATTCCTCTCGTTGGCCTTCTCTATGGTGGGAATTACATGCTTCATGAGGCTATCTCCCGGGCACTTGTGAAGTTGGGGAAAGACAGGCCCGCATGTAAAATGGAAATGGTAAAAGCTGGAGTAATTGAAAGCATACTTGATATCCTCCATGAAGCACCAGATTTTCTCTGTGCAGCATTTGCTGAATTGCTCAGAATATTGACCAATAATGCCAGCATTGCCAAGGGGCCGTCTGCTGCAAAAGTTGTTGGGCCCCTTTTCCTGCTGCTGACAAGACCAGAATTTGGGCCCGATGGACAACATAGTGCTTTGCAGGTTCTAGTTAATATTCTGGAACATCCACAGTGCCGTGCAGATTATAACCTCACCTCTCACCAAACTATTGAGCCACTCATCCCATTGCTTGATTCTCAGGCTCCAGCAGTGCAACAGCTGGCTGCTGAGCTTTTGTCACATCTGCTCATGGAAGAACATCTTCAGAAGGATCCAGTGACACAGCAAGTAATTGGTCCTCTTATACGGGTTCTCAGTTCTGGTATACACATCTTGCAGCAGAGAGCTGTAAAGGCTCTTGTTAGCATTGCTCTAATATGGCCAAATGAAATTGCAAAGGAGGGTGGTGTGAGTGAGTTGTCCAAAGTTATATTGCAAGCTGATCCTTCTCTTCCTCATGTCTTGTGGGAATCTGCTGCTTCTGTTTTGGCTAACATTTTACAGTttagttctgaattttatttGGAAGTGCCTGTAGCTGTCTTGGTAAGGTTGCTCCGTTCTGGTTTGGAAAGCACGGTGGTTGGTGCACTGAATGCTCTTTTGGTGTTAGAAAGTGACGATGGAACAAGTGCTGAAGCTATGGCTGAGAGTGGTGCCATAGAGGCTCTTTTGGAACTTCTGAGAAGCCATCAGTGTGAGGAAACAGCAGCAAGGTTGCTGGAAGTATTACTTAACAACGTGAAAATCAGAGAATCAAAAGCTACTAAAACTGCAATCTTGCCATTGTCGCAATACCTTTTAGATCCCCAAACTCAAGCACAACAGGCAAGATTACTGGCCACTTTGGCACTTGGTGATCTATTCCAGAATGAGGGCCTGGCTCGAAGCACCGATGCTGTTTCAGCTTGTCGTGCTCTAGTCAATGTCCTTGAAGAGCAACCAACAGAAGAAATGAAAGTAGTAGCAATATGTGCTTTGCAAAACCTGGTCATGTATAGCCGATCTAATAAaagagctgttgcagaggctGGTGGTGTTCAAGTTGTATTGGATCTAATCGGTTCAAGTGATCCAGATACATCTGTCCAGGCTGCAATGTTTGTTAAACTTCTTTTCTCCAATCACACCATTCAAGAGTATGCGTCCAGTGAAACAGTCAGAGCCATAACAG CTGCTATCGAAAAGGATTTATGGGCCACTGGGACTGTTAATGAGGAGTATCTCAAATCTCTAAATGCCCTTTTTAGCAACTTCCCAAGGTTGAGAGCCACCGAGCCTGCAACGCTCAGTATACCCCATTTGGTTACATCTCTCAAGACAGGATCAGAAGCATCTCAAGAAGCTGCCTTGGATGCACTGTTTCTTCTTAGGCAAGCTTGGTCAGCATGCCCAGCTGAAGTTTCCAGAGCTCAATCCATTGCTGCTGCAGATGCAATCCCCTTGTTGCAATACTTGATTCAATCTGGCCCACCTCGATTTCAGGAGAAGGCTGAATTTCTGCTGCAGTGTTTGCCAGGGACATTGGTGGTTATTATCAAGCGTGGAAACAATATGAAGCAGTCGGTGGGGAACCCAAGTGTTTATTGCAAGCTTACCCTTGGAAATACACCACCCAGGCAAACAAAG